Proteins co-encoded in one Myxococcus xanthus genomic window:
- a CDS encoding DUF2381 family protein, translating to MPTPLPIPLALALLLAAEPTRAQPATCREPTERPVELGAERCGRPPEIRVGEGVATVLRFDTPLMRAEVSGPGRFRQVVDRELLILVPEEPVADESRATLTVYFADGAVPIQATLQLVIETPARAERQVELFRRARTAASFQRELLETRRVLQEVREENARLRAAQARPGGLMGLWVSGDMGRTGVAAREFLDVREHARNSLVLRSGLTFRARSILVVVGLKNPLGAKPWQATGAALVGPDGAELKVARVWAPASLNPGDEMDVLVETEPVEGAPRGPFTLTLWAEDGKRPIILGNIEFP from the coding sequence GAACGCCCCGTTGAGCTGGGCGCGGAGCGGTGCGGTCGGCCACCCGAAATCCGGGTCGGAGAAGGTGTCGCCACGGTGCTCCGCTTCGACACCCCCCTGATGCGCGCGGAGGTGTCCGGACCGGGACGGTTCCGTCAGGTGGTGGACCGGGAACTCCTCATCCTGGTGCCCGAGGAGCCAGTAGCCGACGAGTCCCGCGCAACGCTGACCGTCTACTTCGCGGATGGAGCGGTCCCCATCCAGGCCACGCTTCAACTCGTCATCGAGACGCCCGCACGGGCAGAACGGCAGGTGGAGCTCTTCCGTCGAGCGCGCACGGCAGCCTCCTTCCAGCGGGAGCTGCTGGAGACACGGCGGGTACTGCAGGAAGTGCGCGAGGAGAATGCACGGCTGCGAGCAGCACAGGCACGCCCCGGTGGCTTGATGGGGCTCTGGGTGAGTGGAGACATGGGGCGCACCGGCGTCGCCGCAAGAGAGTTCCTGGACGTCCGGGAGCACGCGAGGAACAGCCTGGTGCTCCGTTCCGGCCTGACCTTCCGGGCCAGGAGCATTCTGGTGGTGGTGGGCCTGAAGAACCCGCTGGGCGCGAAGCCCTGGCAGGCCACGGGCGCAGCACTGGTGGGGCCGGATGGCGCGGAGTTGAAAGTCGCGCGAGTGTGGGCACCCGCCAGCCTCAACCCCGGCGACGAAATGGACGTCCTGGTGGAGACCGAACCCGTGGAAGGCGCGCCCCGAGGCCCCTTCACCCTGACGCTGTGGGCGGAGGACGGCAAGCGCCCCATCATCCTCGGCAACATCGAATTCCCGTGA
- a CDS encoding DUSAM domain-containing protein, with protein MSEKIDWDPIRALARRVIREGAPLVLDDDVRALLRRTAREVGISDANAEQALSTEVGALELLRESSRRITDGSNRLMDALHRMYRHQKAGDFDSARQEMRDVLSVEVVPHYREVAEGQLEDLEDEP; from the coding sequence ATGTCCGAGAAGATTGATTGGGACCCCATCCGCGCATTGGCACGCAGAGTCATCCGCGAAGGTGCGCCGCTCGTCCTCGACGATGATGTGCGCGCGCTCCTCCGGCGCACAGCGCGAGAAGTAGGTATCAGCGATGCGAACGCGGAGCAGGCACTTTCTACGGAGGTGGGGGCGCTAGAACTCCTCCGCGAGAGTTCGCGGCGCATCACCGACGGGTCCAACAGGCTGATGGACGCGCTGCACAGGATGTATCGCCACCAGAAGGCTGGCGACTTCGACAGCGCCCGCCAGGAAATGCGGGATGTGCTCTCCGTCGAAGTGGTGCCGCACTACCGAGAGGTAGCGGAAGGCCAGCTCGAAGACCTCGAAGATGAGCCCTGA